One region of Cloacibacillus sp. An23 genomic DNA includes:
- a CDS encoding ABC transporter permease produces the protein MAGNKKDIRSVLADYAVPIVFIGLSAIAIPLSGFSATYLIQEMLTRLARNSFLVLSLLIPILAGMGLNFGMVLGAMAGQIGLIFVTDWAVAGWPGMLLASIVGMPIAIVLGYICGAVLNRAKGREMVTSYILGFFINGVYQLVVLYGMGRLIPISNPQLVLSRGYGIRNAINLTGIRRTLDTLIPFKIGTIDVPVATFILIGVFCLFIIWFRRTKLGQDMRAIGQDMAVAEAAGIPVERTRIIAIIISTVLACFGQIIFLQNIGTMNTYNSHDQAGMFAIAAILIGGASVSRATIANVFVGVVLFHLMFVVSPMAGKELIGQAQLGEYFRVFVSYGIIALALVLHAWKRHRDKIAARSSLRGE, from the coding sequence ATGGCCGGCAATAAAAAAGACATAAGAAGCGTGCTCGCGGACTACGCCGTCCCGATCGTTTTCATCGGCCTCTCGGCGATAGCCATTCCGCTCTCGGGCTTCTCCGCGACGTACCTCATACAGGAAATGCTGACGCGCCTCGCGCGCAACTCCTTCCTAGTTCTATCGCTGCTCATCCCGATACTCGCGGGCATGGGGCTGAACTTCGGGATGGTGCTCGGCGCTATGGCCGGTCAGATAGGGCTGATCTTCGTCACCGACTGGGCCGTCGCGGGATGGCCGGGGATGCTGCTCGCGTCTATCGTCGGAATGCCGATAGCTATAGTGCTCGGCTATATATGCGGCGCAGTCCTCAACAGGGCTAAAGGACGCGAAATGGTCACCTCGTATATCCTCGGGTTCTTCATCAACGGCGTCTACCAGCTCGTCGTGCTCTACGGCATGGGCAGGCTGATACCGATATCCAACCCGCAGCTCGTCCTCTCGCGCGGCTACGGCATACGCAACGCCATCAACCTCACCGGCATCCGCCGCACCCTCGACACCCTCATCCCGTTCAAAATAGGTACGATAGACGTGCCCGTCGCGACGTTCATACTCATCGGCGTGTTCTGCCTGTTCATAATATGGTTCCGCCGCACGAAGCTGGGGCAGGACATGCGCGCGATAGGGCAGGACATGGCGGTCGCCGAGGCCGCGGGCATCCCGGTCGAGCGCACGAGGATAATCGCGATAATAATCTCGACCGTGCTCGCCTGCTTCGGACAGATAATATTCCTTCAGAACATCGGCACGATGAACACCTACAACAGCCATGACCAGGCCGGCATGTTCGCGATAGCGGCGATACTCATAGGCGGAGCCTCAGTCAGCCGCGCGACGATAGCCAACGTCTTCGTCGGCGTCGTGCTCTTCCACCTGATGTTCGTCGTATCGCCGATGGCCGGCAAGGAGCTCATAGGACAGGCGCAGCTCGGCGAATACTTCCGCGTCTTCGTCTCGTACGGAATAATAGCGCTCGCGCTCGTGCTCCACGCGTGGAAGCGCCACCGCGACAAGATAGCGGCGCGCAGCAGCCTGAGAGGAGAATAA
- a CDS encoding ABC transporter, with amino-acid sequence MKGKLHEFIENAGWPRIIIALFLLALFVAAPFVGVRLDASISDTLVRVGMNGILVLAMVPMIQSGCGLNFGLPLGIIAGLLGAVTSIQIGVEGAIGFVIALAIAVPIAAVLGWMYGQLLNKVKGDEMMIATYVGFSSVALMCIAWLLLPYTSPTMIWGYGGSGLRTTISVEGFWLNALSQYVNIRIGEFFYIPVGMFLFFAFVAFLVWAFFRTKTGTAITAVGSNPEFARASGINVDKMRTISVVMSTVLGAIGILVYEQSFGFIQLYMGPFYMAFPAVAAILLGGATVNKATMVNVVVGTFLFQGILTMTPSVINSVMQTDMSEVIRIIVSNGMILYALTRKVTVKR; translated from the coding sequence ATGAAGGGCAAACTGCATGAATTTATCGAAAACGCCGGCTGGCCGCGAATAATAATAGCGCTGTTCCTTCTCGCGCTGTTCGTCGCGGCGCCGTTCGTCGGCGTCAGGCTCGACGCATCCATCTCCGACACGCTCGTCCGCGTCGGAATGAACGGCATACTGGTGCTAGCGATGGTGCCGATGATACAGTCGGGGTGCGGCCTCAACTTCGGGCTGCCGCTCGGCATAATCGCGGGACTTCTCGGAGCCGTCACCTCCATACAGATAGGCGTCGAGGGCGCGATAGGCTTCGTCATTGCGCTGGCGATAGCCGTCCCGATAGCCGCCGTCCTCGGATGGATGTACGGACAGCTTCTCAACAAGGTCAAGGGCGACGAAATGATGATAGCGACCTACGTCGGATTCTCATCCGTCGCGCTCATGTGCATAGCGTGGCTTCTGCTGCCATACACGAGTCCGACTATGATATGGGGCTACGGCGGCTCCGGCCTCCGCACGACGATAAGCGTCGAAGGCTTCTGGCTCAACGCGCTCAGCCAGTACGTCAACATCAGGATAGGCGAGTTCTTCTACATCCCCGTCGGGATGTTCCTCTTCTTCGCCTTCGTGGCATTCCTCGTCTGGGCCTTCTTCCGCACCAAGACCGGGACCGCGATAACCGCCGTCGGCTCGAACCCTGAGTTCGCGCGCGCCTCCGGCATCAACGTCGATAAAATGCGCACCATATCGGTCGTCATGTCCACCGTGCTCGGAGCTATAGGGATACTCGTCTACGAGCAGAGCTTCGGATTCATCCAGCTCTACATGGGGCCGTTCTACATGGCTTTCCCCGCGGTCGCCGCTATACTCCTCGGCGGAGCTACGGTGAATAAGGCCACCATGGTGAACGTCGTAGTCGGCACCTTCCTCTTCCAGGGGATACTCACGATGACTCCGTCCGTCATCAACAGCGTCATGCAGACGGACATGTCCGAAGTCATACGAATCATAGTCAGCAACGGAATGATCCTCTACGCTCTTACCAGGAAAGTGACGGTGAAACGATAA